A section of the Pediococcus inopinatus genome encodes:
- the rnmV gene encoding ribonuclease M5, producing the protein MKKIKEVIVVEGKDDTVRINKAVNADTIETRGSAISEQTIDQIRRLQEERGVIVFTDPDFSGEKIRKTISAAVPDVKHAFLARRDAVPSKKGSLGVEHATPQAIRDALDKVYTEVSDAPQTITRADLLDADLIAGQDAKQRRTELCEILNIGYVNGKQLLKRLQLFQISDEDFQDAVSKLGQE; encoded by the coding sequence ATGAAAAAAATTAAAGAAGTAATTGTAGTTGAAGGTAAAGATGATACAGTCCGCATCAACAAAGCTGTCAATGCGGATACAATTGAGACGCGGGGATCCGCTATTTCGGAGCAAACTATTGATCAAATTCGTCGTTTGCAAGAAGAACGGGGCGTGATTGTATTTACGGACCCAGATTTTTCTGGCGAAAAGATCCGTAAAACCATTTCAGCGGCGGTCCCTGATGTGAAACATGCCTTTTTGGCACGTCGGGATGCGGTGCCTAGTAAAAAGGGGAGCCTTGGCGTAGAACATGCGACGCCACAAGCTATTCGTGACGCATTGGATAAAGTATATACGGAAGTTTCTGATGCCCCTCAGACAATCACTCGTGCAGACCTGTTGGATGCTGATTTAATTGCTGGGCAAGATGCAAAGCAACGGCGCACGGAACTTTGTGAAATTTTGAATATTGGCTATGTAAATGGTAAACAGCTTTTGAAAAGATTACAGCTATTTCAAATTAGCGATGAAGATTTTCAGGATGCGGTTTCTAAATTGGGACAAGAGTAA
- a CDS encoding TatD family hydrolase — MQLFDSHTHLNDAAFLGQEASYIEHAHKLGVQKMAMVGSNAKLNADALMLAHKYAGLYAVVGWHPEDSINFHEPQVETLKTQLQDPKVVALGEIGLDYYETKSPQKVQRRVFEEQLAIASELNVPVAIHNRDAFEDTYAILKNAHVENFGGVMHSFNGSPEWLEKFLNLGMHISYSGVASFKSAKDVHESVQATPLDRIMAETDAPYLAPMPFRGKQNEPAYTVYVVEALARLRDEDPDVTGKATYENAKRFYRITDDEKN; from the coding sequence ATGCAATTATTTGATTCACATACCCATTTAAATGATGCTGCATTTTTAGGCCAAGAAGCCAGTTACATTGAACATGCCCATAAATTAGGCGTTCAAAAAATGGCCATGGTTGGTTCAAATGCCAAACTAAATGCAGATGCGCTTATGTTAGCTCATAAATACGCTGGATTATACGCGGTAGTCGGTTGGCATCCGGAAGATTCCATAAATTTTCATGAACCTCAAGTCGAAACCTTAAAAACCCAATTACAAGATCCGAAAGTAGTTGCGTTAGGTGAAATTGGCTTGGATTATTATGAAACGAAATCGCCACAAAAAGTTCAGCGGCGTGTTTTTGAAGAACAGCTAGCGATTGCCAGTGAGCTCAATGTGCCAGTCGCCATTCATAATCGGGATGCGTTTGAAGATACGTATGCAATTTTAAAAAACGCGCATGTTGAAAACTTTGGTGGGGTGATGCATAGTTTTAATGGCTCGCCAGAATGGCTAGAAAAGTTTTTAAACCTTGGGATGCATATTTCATATAGTGGCGTGGCTAGCTTCAAATCTGCTAAGGATGTTCACGAGTCAGTGCAGGCAACGCCGCTAGATCGGATTATGGCCGAAACCGATGCCCCCTATTTAGCCCCGATGCCATTTCGCGGTAAACAAAATGAACCTGCGTATACTGTTTATGTGGTGGAAGCTTTAGCGCGCTTGCGGGATGAAGATCCGGATGTGACCGGCAAAGCTACTTATGAAAATGCCAAACGATTTTATAGGATAACAGATGATGAAAAAAATTAA
- the metG gene encoding methionine--tRNA ligase, with protein MADKSTYYITTPIYYPSGKLHIGNSYTTIACDAEARFQRLEGKDVFFLTGTDEHGLKIEQKAEELGTTPKAYVDGMADGIKKLWKLLDISNTKFIRTTDDYHEKAVQEIFQKLEDSGDIYLGEYEGWYSVSDEEYFTETQLAEVYHDADGNVTGGKAPSGHEVQKVKEESYFFKMSKYADWLLQYYKEHPDFIQPASRMNEMINNFIKPGLEDLAVSRTTFNWGVKVKDNPKHVVYVWIDALTNYITALGYGSADQSNFDKYWPADVHMVGKEIVRFHTIYWPILLHALGLPLPKHVVGHGWLLMKDGKMSKSKGNVIYPETLVERYGLDALRYYLLKAMPYGNDGVFTPEDFIDKINYDLANDLGNLLNRTVAMINKYEDGVIPPFKAGVTEFDEDLEKTAATVVTNYRELMNSLHFSDALSEVWKLVSRSNKYIDETAPWVLAKSDDEADRAKLASVMNHLAESLRLLAHLLQPVLTQAPGKILTQLGLSAQTVNLDELKFGTIPAGTKVIAKGTPIFPRLDAKEEVAFIKAQMTKTDKKKGRAAMEAAKKAAQTADEPELKSAKKSIRIEAFDKIELKVAEIKSVDHVEGADKLLKFKLDAGDVGDRQILSGIAEYYPDPSVLVGKKVLIVANLKPRKMRGEISQGMLLSAEHDGHIQVVEVPKSLVNGSGVE; from the coding sequence ATGGCAGATAAATCCACATACTATATAACAACTCCCATTTATTATCCATCGGGAAAATTACACATTGGTAATTCATATACGACCATCGCTTGTGACGCGGAGGCTCGTTTTCAGCGTCTAGAAGGTAAAGATGTTTTCTTCCTTACAGGAACTGATGAACATGGCTTGAAAATTGAACAAAAGGCTGAGGAACTTGGCACCACGCCTAAGGCTTATGTTGATGGCATGGCTGACGGCATCAAAAAGCTTTGGAAATTATTGGATATTTCAAACACGAAGTTTATCCGTACTACAGATGACTATCATGAAAAAGCCGTTCAAGAAATCTTCCAAAAATTGGAAGATAGTGGCGATATTTATTTGGGCGAATACGAAGGTTGGTACTCAGTTTCAGATGAAGAGTATTTTACGGAAACCCAATTAGCCGAAGTTTATCATGATGCAGACGGCAATGTGACCGGCGGAAAAGCTCCATCAGGGCATGAAGTTCAAAAAGTTAAAGAAGAGTCTTACTTTTTCAAAATGAGTAAGTACGCAGATTGGTTATTGCAATATTACAAGGAACATCCTGATTTTATTCAGCCTGCAAGCCGAATGAATGAAATGATCAATAACTTTATCAAGCCTGGTTTGGAAGATCTCGCTGTTTCACGGACCACGTTCAATTGGGGAGTTAAAGTAAAGGATAATCCGAAACACGTGGTTTATGTTTGGATTGATGCGTTGACGAACTATATCACTGCTTTAGGTTATGGCAGCGCGGATCAAAGTAACTTTGATAAATACTGGCCAGCTGATGTGCATATGGTCGGTAAAGAAATTGTGCGTTTCCATACGATTTACTGGCCAATCTTATTACATGCGTTAGGCTTACCACTACCTAAGCACGTAGTTGGGCATGGCTGGTTATTGATGAAAGACGGCAAAATGTCGAAGTCAAAGGGAAACGTAATTTATCCAGAAACTTTGGTAGAACGCTACGGTCTAGATGCTTTGCGCTACTATTTATTAAAAGCAATGCCTTACGGAAACGACGGTGTGTTTACACCGGAAGACTTTATCGACAAAATTAACTATGATTTGGCCAATGATTTGGGAAACCTTTTGAACCGGACAGTGGCGATGATTAATAAGTATGAAGACGGCGTTATTCCACCTTTCAAAGCTGGAGTTACCGAATTTGACGAGGATCTTGAAAAAACGGCTGCCACAGTGGTTACCAACTATCGTGAATTAATGAATTCGTTGCACTTCTCTGACGCTCTTTCTGAAGTCTGGAAGTTAGTGAGTCGTTCTAATAAGTATATTGATGAGACAGCCCCATGGGTTCTAGCTAAGAGTGACGATGAAGCTGATCGCGCCAAATTGGCTAGTGTGATGAATCATTTGGCTGAAAGTTTGCGTTTATTGGCTCACCTGTTGCAACCAGTTTTGACTCAGGCGCCTGGCAAGATTTTGACACAGTTAGGTTTATCTGCTCAAACGGTTAACTTAGATGAACTTAAGTTTGGCACAATTCCTGCTGGTACTAAAGTGATTGCTAAAGGAACGCCAATCTTCCCCCGTTTGGATGCTAAAGAGGAAGTTGCCTTTATTAAGGCTCAGATGACAAAGACTGACAAGAAAAAGGGTCGTGCCGCAATGGAAGCTGCTAAAAAAGCTGCCCAGACTGCTGATGAACCTGAATTAAAGTCAGCTAAAAAATCAATTCGGATTGAAGCTTTTGACAAAATCGAGTTGAAAGTTGCTGAAATCAAGTCTGTTGATCATGTTGAAGGTGCCGACAAATTGCTTAAATTTAAGTTAGATGCTGGGGACGTTGGTGATCGCCAAATTCTTTCAGGAATTGCTGAATATTACCCAGATCCAAGTGTTTTAGTTGGCAAAAAAGTGTTAATTGTCGCTAACCTTAAACCACGTAAGATGCGTGGTGAGATTAGCCAAGGCATGCTGTTGTCAGCGGAACACGATGGCCATATTCAAGTGGTTGAAGTACCAAAATCACTTGTGAATGGTTCGGGTGTGGAATAA
- the rsmA gene encoding 16S rRNA (adenine(1518)-N(6)/adenine(1519)-N(6))-dimethyltransferase RsmA, producing MTEEIDIADPIRTRGILERYGLNAKKSLGQNFLTRPQILKDIVSAAEISEADDVIEVGPGIGALTEQLARHAHHVLAFEIDDNLLNVLDETLAPYQNITIINGDILQVDLPKVVSEELDGKHTLKVVANLPYYITTPILKGLLQSPLTLDQIVVMMQKEVADRLNAVPGTKAYGSLSVAVQLEMNVNVEFEVPKTAFVPQPKVDSAIVKLTHREPREVQPYSKDAFFKTVHGCFAHRRKTLWNNLVGIYGKDDETKAKLEAVLAKLEIKPGVRPERLTVDDFVRLTNELK from the coding sequence ATGACAGAAGAAATAGATATTGCCGATCCAATCCGAACACGAGGCATTTTAGAACGCTATGGATTAAATGCCAAGAAGAGTCTTGGACAAAATTTCTTGACCCGCCCTCAAATTTTAAAGGATATTGTGTCAGCAGCGGAAATTTCTGAAGCTGATGATGTTATTGAAGTCGGCCCAGGAATTGGGGCTTTGACCGAACAATTAGCTCGCCACGCCCATCATGTGCTGGCTTTTGAAATCGATGATAACCTGCTGAACGTTTTGGATGAAACTTTAGCACCCTATCAAAACATTACGATCATTAATGGTGATATTTTGCAGGTGGATCTACCAAAAGTTGTCTCAGAAGAATTAGATGGCAAACACACTCTAAAAGTGGTGGCTAATTTACCATATTACATTACGACGCCAATTTTAAAGGGCTTGTTACAGAGCCCCTTAACGTTGGATCAGATTGTGGTTATGATGCAAAAAGAGGTGGCGGATCGCTTGAATGCAGTGCCAGGAACGAAGGCATACGGTTCGTTGAGTGTGGCAGTGCAGCTAGAAATGAATGTAAATGTCGAATTTGAGGTGCCTAAGACGGCATTTGTGCCACAACCAAAGGTGGATTCGGCGATCGTGAAGCTGACCCATCGCGAACCAAGAGAGGTGCAACCTTATTCAAAGGATGCCTTTTTCAAGACGGTGCATGGGTGTTTTGCGCATCGGAGAAAGACTTTGTGGAATAACCTTGTGGGAATTTACGGCAAGGATGATGAGACAAAGGCTAAGCTAGAAGCGGTACTAGCAAAATTAGAAATCAAGCCGGGAGTGAGGCCGGAACGGTTGACGGTGGATGATTTTGTAAGGCTGACGAACGAATTAAAATAG